In Ascaphus truei isolate aAscTru1 chromosome 5, aAscTru1.hap1, whole genome shotgun sequence, one genomic interval encodes:
- the LOC142494456 gene encoding ranaspumin-like codes for MKTAVAFLLVALSCCFDSSASTKIKTPCLTVLLQRDAPALLLKLHDLLCLYQQGKDENNEELYKRFLKELNITLKDAGCSLDEVLKTHGVLENVGDQAGKVADKVVLEILKTADDLEITGQLLGAVCKLLGKTLLGLKESLAGLKIDNILPRFL; via the exons ATGAAAACTGCTGTTGCCTTTCTGTTGGTGGCTCTAAGCTGCTGCTTTG ATTCTTCTGCCTCGACTAAAATCAAGACACCATGTCTTACCGTTCTATTGCAG AGAGATGCTCCTGCCCTTCTTCTGAAGCTACATGATCTTctctgtctctaccagcaaggaAAG GATGAAAATAATGAGGAATTATACAAAAGATTTCTTAAGGAATTGAACATAACTCTG AAAGATGCAGGCTGTTCCCTCGACGAAGTTCTGAAAACACATGGAGTATTG GAAAATGTTGGCGACCAGGCTGGGAAAGTCGCGGACAAAGTTGTCCTTGAAATTCTTAAAACGGCG GATGACCTGGAAATTACTGGACAACTACTGGGTGCTGTATGTAAATTGTTG gGAAAGACACTCCTTGGCCTGAAAGAATCATTG GCCGGTTTAAAGATAGACAATATTCTACCACGATTTTTATGA